From Kiritimatiellia bacterium:
AAATCCATGAATAACAACAATCTCACCATAATTAATTTTTTTGTCCAGAAATAAAAAGCGGGCAGGTCTTTTGCCGGTCGCCCATGCGGCATGTGTTCAATTATGTTTAGCATGAAGCGGCGCGCGGCAAAGTCCGGGTCAGTATTTTTTTTCAGTCCAGCTGTTTTTTTCGTTCATGGCTGTCCGTCCGCTCTTATTTCATTTCAAAAACCACCTTGATGCCCTCGCCTTTTTCAAAGAGGTCAAAAGCTTTCTGCCACTCGGCGAGAGGGAAAACGTGCGTGATAAGCGGCTTAACTTTGATCAGCCCGGCGGCGCAGAATTCCAGCGCCTTTTCCCAGCCGGAGTATTTCTGGCTGAATGAGCCGGCAACCCGCAGTTCTTTGTAAAGTATCCGGTCCAGATCAAATTGTACGGGGCGGCCGCCTATTCCAACCAGCGTAAAAATGCCCTCGCGCCGGAGGGTTTTCAGACAGAGGCTTGCGGCCGCTTCCGCGCCTGAGCATTCAATGGCGGCATCCACGCCGTTGCCGTTGGAGCTTTTCATGATTTCCGCCTCGGCTTGATCGGCGGCGCAGACAAAATCCGCGCCCAGCCGGCGGCCGAGTTCCAGCCGGCGCGCGTCGTTCGCCCTTCCGGTCAGGATCACTTTCGCGCCGTTGGCCTTCGCGTATTGCAGGCAGAAAAGCCCCATCGGGCCGGGGCCGGTCACGAGAACAAAATCGCCGGCATTGATGCGGGTCAGTTCCTGGACGGCGTGATAGGCGCAGGCGGAGGGGTCGGTCAACGCCCCGGAGGCAAAGTCAACTTCGGGCGGCAGACGGTGGATGCGGGCGATGGGGATAATTACGTATCTGGTGAAGGCGCCGTCAAAAGCATATCCGGTGGCAAGGCGTTCCTTGCAGAGATTATAGCTGCCGGCGGCGCAGCAGCGGCATTTTCCGCAGGCAAAACGGGTGTTTTCGCCGGTTACGCGCGCGCCGATCAAGTCCCGCTCAACGCCCTGGCCGGTTTCCGTGACAATGCCGCTGAATTCATGGCCTGGCACGACCGGATATTTCATGGGTATGCCGATATCTCCCCGGCGGATATGCAGATCGGAGCCGCAGATTGAGGCGGCCTTGACTTCAATTTTTACCTCGCCCGCGGCGGGTGAAGGCTCAGGAATATCGCGCAGCTCCATGTTGCCGGAGCCGGCGGCATATTTCACAAGGGCAAGCATTTTTTTTGTTTTTCGTGTTGTTATTTGCCTTGATTTATATCATTTTAAAAGAATGCCTGCAATGAAACAGTGTTGAAATATGAATTCAAATCTGCCGGGATTTTTAATCAATCCGACCATCTGGTCCGCGGTTTCAGCCTGGTTTCTGGCCCAGACGATAAAAATGGCCTTTTTTTTCGCGCGCGCGCGGAAAATTAATTTTGCCTATCTGGTCAGCACCGGCGGCATGCCGAGCGCCCATTCGGCTTTTGTCTCCGCTCTGGCGACTTCCGTCGGCCTGCGGGCGGGGACAGGCGGCCCGCTTTTTGCAGTGGCGTGCGCATTAGC
This genomic window contains:
- a CDS encoding alcohol dehydrogenase catalytic domain-containing protein; its protein translation is MLALVKYAAGSGNMELRDIPEPSPAAGEVKIEVKAASICGSDLHIRRGDIGIPMKYPVVPGHEFSGIVTETGQGVERDLIGARVTGENTRFACGKCRCCAAGSYNLCKERLATGYAFDGAFTRYVIIPIARIHRLPPEVDFASGALTDPSACAYHAVQELTRINAGDFVLVTGPGPMGLFCLQYAKANGAKVILTGRANDARRLELGRRLGADFVCAADQAEAEIMKSSNGNGVDAAIECSGAEAAASLCLKTLRREGIFTLVGIGGRPVQFDLDRILYKELRVAGSFSQKYSGWEKALEFCAAGLIKVKPLITHVFPLAEWQKAFDLFEKGEGIKVVFEMK
- a CDS encoding divergent PAP2 family protein; amino-acid sequence: MNSNLPGFLINPTIWSAVSAWFLAQTIKMAFFFARARKINFAYLVSTGGMPSAHSAFVSALATSVGLRAGTGGPLFAVACALALVVMFDAQSVRRAAGIQARVLNEIIDELFKTRRVTEGRLVELLGHTRLEVFFGMLLGVFVALLLHSL